ACTTCCCGAAGGCTCCCGTCACATAGCCGGCCTGCTGCAAAAGCGTAGCCATGCTCTGGACCGTGTCGGCCAGCGGCTCCTGTCCTTCCGGCTGGATTTCCTTGTTGCCCCGCACGTACGTATGGCCCGTATGCTGCCCCGTGATGAGGCTGGAGCGGGAAGGCGCGCACACCGACGTGCCGGCATAAAATGAAGTGAAACGCATGCCGTTCCTGGCCATTTTGTCGATATGCGGGGTTTTGATTTTCTGTTGACCGTAGGCGCCGAGGTCGCCGTAGCCAAGATCATCGGCCAGGATGAAAACGATGTTGGGCTTACGCTGCTGCGCCATGCTGAAGGTTGCGATGAGCAGCAAACCGGCGGTCAGGAGGTGCTTTTTCATGTTGAAAAGATAGGAAAAGGCCGGTCAAACGCGTAACCGGCCATGGATTAATCAAATATTTTATTTCCAGTCAGGATTCTGATCCAGTTTAGGATTGAGGACACGTTGGTTGGAAGGAATGGGATAGAGGTACTGATATTCCGGCCAGGGTCCCGGCGGTACGCCTTCGTAGGCGATGTAGCCTTCGGTGGCGTTGTTGAGGATGGGAATCTTCGCATCCGCGGCTACGTCCGTACCTTTCTTAATCCACCGGCCCAGTTTCTGCGCCATGGCGTAATCCATTTTCTTCCAGCGGCGGAGGTCGTCGAAGCGGAAACCTTCGCCCATGAGCTCTATCGCGCGCTCCCGGCGGATCTCCCAGAGTTCGGGGGTAATGCCGGCATCGCGCTGCGGGTCGTTCGGAATCGCACCCAACTGCAATGGCGCTACATCGCCCCGCGCACGGAGCTTGTTGATCGTGGCGTTGGCAACAGCCTGGTTGAATTCGCCCAGTTCATATTTCGCCTCGGCGTAGTTCACCAACACTTCGCCCATCCTGAAAATCGGCGCGTCGTTGATATCCTGGTTCTGGATGCGTGCAATCTTGTTGCTGAATTTAGTAAACCTGTATCCGGTATATGTCACACAGAAAGGCTGGCCCAGCGTGTAATCCACGTAGTGCGGCTCCTGGCGCAGCACAATGCCCTGCCAGTTAAGCGTGGGCAGCGTTTTGCGCTTGTCGCTGGAAAGGTTCGCCATCGTGTCGATGTATTCGCGGTCGGCCGGGTCGGCGGTAAGCGTGAAGTCGTAGCTGGGATGCGTGGTATTCACTTTATACGGCGGCGGCGTAGTGAAATACAGCCGGCGGTCGCGGGAGCGGAACTCGGTGAAGGGGGATTTGTCGCCCTGGAACTGCGGGCTCGTCCAGCGGGTTTGCCCGTCGCGCATCAGGTACATGTCCGCCGCTTTTTTGGTGAGGTCCCACCGGCCGGAGGAATTCCTTCCGAGCGAAGCGATGGAATGCGTCACCTGTCCGATCTCATAACGGCGATACAACAATATCCCCGGAACGCCGGCCAGCGATTCGCTGTTGAAATCATCGTCGTAACTGTCCGCGAGCGGAGAAGGAAAGCTGGCCGACAGTTTTTCCGCCGCGGATTTGCAGGCTTCGTAATACGGCTTCGGGTCACCAAGCTGGTGGTATTTCCGCCAGGCGCCTTCCGACACGCCAAACCGCGTCATAAACGCGCGCACCACATGCACATCAATGGTGTTTTCCCCATCGCCGTCCGCTTTGATATTGGCTTCCGCCCATTTCAGATCTTCGAGCAGCCGGTCTGTCAGCTGTGCCCGCGGCGTGCGCGGCGCGTTCAGGAATTCAGCATCGGTATCCGACAACGGCTTTTCGATGAAAGGCACGCCGCCGAACCGCGACACAAGCTGGTAATAATTGTACGCCCTGAAAAACAATCCCACCGCGCGCCAGTGCTTTTTGTCGGTTTCGCTCAACGTGCCGGCGTTGTCAATATTGGCCAGCATGATGTTGACGCTACGGATGCGGCTGTACGACTGCGTATAAACCGGGCTTTCGGCCGGGATGGTCATCCGTTGCCAGATCCAGTCGGAAATGCCGTTGGGAACGGCGTTGAGGAAAAGATCGCTGTTGAATTCGTTGCTGATCACGTCCGAATTGTATCCTGGGAAAACGTCGTAGAAATTCCAGGCATAGGTTTTGAAATTCTGGTAACTGGTGAAAGTATATTCCTCGGTGAGCTGGTCCCTGGGCTTGAGGTCCAGGAAATCTTTACAGCCCTGGAGCAGCAAAGCGGAAAAGCAACCGGCTATGATATATCGTTGAAAGTTCATGTTGTCGTTTTTTGAGATCAGAAGGAAAGGTTCAGGCCCATGCTGTATTTCTTCAGGGAAGGATAAATGCCGCCGTCGGTGATAACCACCGCATCGCCTTCCATGCCTTTGGGCAGATGATCGAACAGGAACAGGTTTTCGCCGGAAGCGAAAATGCGGAGCCCGTCGATCTTTGCCTTACCGAGGATATGTTTGGGAACGCTGTAAGCAAGGGTGACGTTCTTCACGCGCAGATACGCGCCGTTTTGCAGGTAGCCCGTTTGTGTGTTGCGGCTGGTGCCGGTATTACCGCTGCCATTGGCATACATGCGGGGATAGTAGGCGTTGGTGCGCTCGGGCGTCCAGTAATCCAGGTTATGTTTATAGATAGTGCTGAACTGATCCTGGTACCCCCAGAACAAACGGTTCCCCATCCACAGGTCGCGCTTGCCTACGCCCTGCAGGAAGAAATTGATGTCAAAATTTTTGAACGACGCATTGCCGAACATCCCGAACTGGTAGCGGCGCGCGCTCGAACCGATGATCTTCCTGTCGCCCGGGTCGGACAAAGTACCGTTGCCGGAGAAGATGATGCCGTCGCCGTTGAGATCGGCGTACCGCACGTCTCCCGGGTTCGACGGCGTACTTTTGAAGTAGGGGATCCCCGCCAGCAACTTGCCGCCCATCAGGTTGGCGTTCAGCGAGCCTTTCTCGAAATCGTCAACGGTATAAAATCCATCGGTCACATATCCCCAGATCTCGAACACGTCCTGCCCTTCATACCAATTGCCGAGCAAACCGCCGGGATTGTGATACCGCGTGATGTGCGTCTGGTTGTCGGACAGGTTGAGGCCGAGGCCATAAGTAAACTCCCCGATTTTGTCGCCCCAGCTGATTTCCAGTTCCCAGCCTTTCGTAGCCAGGTCGGCCACGTTCTGCTGCGGAGCTGCAATCCCTAATACGGCAGGCAACGCCGCGCCGGGGGCCAGCATGCCGAGGGTTTTGCGGTTGAAGATGTCGAAGGAAACGGCTAAACGGCTATTCAGCATCGAGAGGTCCACACCACCGTTCAGCGTCTGCACGCGCTCCCAGGTCAGGGTAGCGCTGGGCAGCGTGGGGGCCGACAGCGAGGAGGCGCGCACGCCCGTCTCGTCTACCCAT
Above is a genomic segment from Chitinophaga pollutisoli containing:
- a CDS encoding RagB/SusD family nutrient uptake outer membrane protein; this encodes MNFQRYIIAGCFSALLLQGCKDFLDLKPRDQLTEEYTFTSYQNFKTYAWNFYDVFPGYNSDVISNEFNSDLFLNAVPNGISDWIWQRMTIPAESPVYTQSYSRIRSVNIMLANIDNAGTLSETDKKHWRAVGLFFRAYNYYQLVSRFGGVPFIEKPLSDTDAEFLNAPRTPRAQLTDRLLEDLKWAEANIKADGDGENTIDVHVVRAFMTRFGVSEGAWRKYHQLGDPKPYYEACKSAAEKLSASFPSPLADSYDDDFNSESLAGVPGILLYRRYEIGQVTHSIASLGRNSSGRWDLTKKAADMYLMRDGQTRWTSPQFQGDKSPFTEFRSRDRRLYFTTPPPYKVNTTHPSYDFTLTADPADREYIDTMANLSSDKRKTLPTLNWQGIVLRQEPHYVDYTLGQPFCVTYTGYRFTKFSNKIARIQNQDINDAPIFRMGEVLVNYAEAKYELGEFNQAVANATINKLRARGDVAPLQLGAIPNDPQRDAGITPELWEIRRERAIELMGEGFRFDDLRRWKKMDYAMAQKLGRWIKKGTDVAADAKIPILNNATEGYIAYEGVPPGPWPEYQYLYPIPSNQRVLNPKLDQNPDWK